The Methanobrevibacter sp. TLL-48-HuF1 genomic sequence ATATAATTTATCTTTAGTTACAGAAAAAAAACTTTCAATTTCATTTCTATTTCCTTCAATTGATTTAAGAAGTTGCTTTTTATCTTTTTCAAGTTGGGTAAGAGTAGCTAATTCTTTTTCAAGATTAATTTTTTGATTGTTTAATTTTTCAATTTTCTCATCGGCTACTAAAAATTTATTATATCCTTCTTTTTTAGATGCTAAAAGTTCTTCCTGTGTTGCAATTGAATCTAAATCTTTTTCAATTTTTTGTTTATCAAGTTCCAACTGCTGAATACTTGTAACAGATTTTTCAAAGTCCAAGTATAACGGTAATTTCTTAACAAATTTTTCCAATCTTACAATTTGCTCTTCGGCTTTTTTTATTTCATCTAAATTATCCTGAAGTGCTCTTTTATCATTTTCAAGAGAATCCAATCTTTTTTTCTCAGCATCTAAATTATTATTGAAGTTATCAAAGATTTCTTTTTCTCTTTCCATATTGGTTTTTTCATTTTGCTTTTCAGCTTTCATCTCTTTAACTTCTTCAATCTGTTTTTCTAAAGCAAGCCCTTTTTCTTTAAGACTATCCAATAATGCTTTTTTATGATTATATTCCTCTTTTAACTCTTCAGATGAAAATAACTTACCCTTAAGTTCTGACTGAGCTTTTTCATAATTGCTAATAATAGGCTGTAAGTTTTTCCAGGCTTTTTCCAGAGAATCCAAACCTAATAATTTTCCAATTAATTGTTTTTTCTCAGAGGAAGTTTTATCAACTAATTCTGCAATTTCTCCTTGCCTTATGTAAATTGCATTTAAAAACAAATCTGAATCAATATCCAAAATAGACTGAATTTCATTAGCTACCTCTTTATCTCCAGCACATGATGGAATAAATTGACCTTTAGAAGTGGTTTTTTTAAGAATTGTTGATTTTAAACCTGATTTGGTTTTTTCACGATGAATTTTATATTCCTTACCATTAGAAATAAATTCCAAATCAACATACATGTTTTCATTACTGCCATTTCTCACTAAATCATCAATTTTTTTAGCAGTATGTTGTTTGAATAATGCAAAACTAATAGCTTCTAAAATAGTAGATTTTCCAGCACCATTTTCCCCTACAATAACTGTAATCCCATCACCAAATCTAATAACTTCATGATTATAGGATTTGAAATTGTTTAATGTTAATTTTGTAAAAATCATTGAAGAGCCCCACTAAATCTTACCTGATCGTCTTCAGGTTTATTTTCAGTTATTTCATCACCAGAATCATCATTTATAATATTGTATTTTTCATTGAAAAATTGATTAACTAAATCCTCAGATTCATCTGTTTTATTTTTTGAAAGCAAGTCATATAATTCAATAGCTAAATTATTGACATCTTCACTATCATACTCTTTTAATTCATCAATTAAAAGCTCTTTAGGACCTAAAGCATTTTTATCATTAATAATAGCATTAACATCCACTTCCCTATCAAGTACATTAAATGTAGGCCTGATCATTAATGCCAAATCACCAAGTTCCCTATTAATAAATTCATATATTTCCCCTATATTTGAATCAATGTTGTTGATTTTAAGATTTAAAATAGGCTGTTTATCAAAGTCTTTTATTGTATTTTTAATAGAATCTATTTCAGCACCTAAATTCCTATAATCAATAGTTTTTACAATGAATTCACGAGGAATATCCATTTTAATTCTTTTAACATTCATTTTTGGTCCGTCTAAGTCCACTACAATAAAACCTTTACCATTCTTTTTAAGGTCTATTAACTCATTAACATTCCATGTTTCAGTTGATCCAGGATAAACCAGTTTTCCTTTACCAAAATCATCACAAATATAATTATGAATATGGCCTAATGCATAATAATCAAAATTATCAGGAATATCTCCAATTTCCAATTCATACTGTAAATTGAAATATTTGTCAATTCCCTGATGTAAAACAAGAATAGATTTTTCATGATTTTCTGCTTTTTTGGACAATTCATCTAATTTGCTTTTAAGATTTTTGTTTTGGGAAGCTGGAAGAAATGGCAATCCTGCAATAAAAACATCATCATGCATATAATTCGTATTAATTGTGCTTATTAATTTTAAACCAAATTTTTTAAATAATACCTGAGGAGGTATAGCTCCATTACGATTTACAACATCATGATTTCCGGCAATAGCATACATTGGTATTCCTGCACCTTTTAATTTAAGCAAACCTTTTTGAAAAGCTAAAAGAGCAGATGGTGATGGTCTTGCTGAATCAAACAAATCTCCACTATGTATTACAAAATCAACTTTTTCTTCGATTATTTTATCTATAATTTTATCAAATACTTCATAAAAGTCTTTTTCCCGCTCAAGTAAGCCGAATTGTCTATAACCTAAATGAGTATCTGCCAAATGTGCAAATTTCATTATATTACCTTTTAAATTTTTTATATAACCAACAAACACTCTAAAATTAAAGCATTTAACAATTAATTATATAGCTAATAGTAATATTTAATATTATGGTAGCATTAGAAAAGTAATATGATTAAATCAATAGTCGTAACCTAAATTAAGAATGTATTCTTCCTGTTTTTTGATTTCTTCAGCTTCATCTTCCTTAAAATTATCCAGCATAGATACAATATCCAAGTCTCCACCATGTCTGCGACCTTTAAATTCATCGATTTTAACCAGTGTCGGAACATTTGTCATAAGTCCTGTTAAAATAGCTTCACCAACATTTAAGGAAGGTAACTGTTTTACCAAATCACCAGATAAGCTTTCACTAGCTGATTGTACATGCCTTTGATCTTCAGGTTCAACTAATCTTAAAATAATCATGTTATTCATTTGAGATAATGCATCATGGTCCACTGTTTTT encodes the following:
- a CDS encoding DNA repair exonuclease, which gives rise to MKFAHLADTHLGYRQFGLLEREKDFYEVFDKIIDKIIEEKVDFVIHSGDLFDSARPSPSALLAFQKGLLKLKGAGIPMYAIAGNHDVVNRNGAIPPQVLFKKFGLKLISTINTNYMHDDVFIAGLPFLPASQNKNLKSKLDELSKKAENHEKSILVLHQGIDKYFNLQYELEIGDIPDNFDYYALGHIHNYICDDFGKGKLVYPGSTETWNVNELIDLKKNGKGFIVVDLDGPKMNVKRIKMDIPREFIVKTIDYRNLGAEIDSIKNTIKDFDKQPILNLKINNIDSNIGEIYEFINRELGDLALMIRPTFNVLDREVDVNAIINDKNALGPKELLIDELKEYDSEDVNNLAIELYDLLSKNKTDESEDLVNQFFNEKYNIINDDSGDEITENKPEDDQVRFSGALQ